Proteins encoded together in one Sinorhizobium sp. B11 window:
- a CDS encoding pseudoazurin has product MRLNFGLIAATAVLMASAAPLMAADHQIQMLNKGADGAMVFEPGFVKIAPGDTVTFVPTDKSHNAETYKGLIPDGAAEFKSKASEQYQAKFDVPGAYVIKCTPHAGMGMVALIQVGDNPTNLEVIKTAKLPNMVRKRLDADLAQIAQVTQ; this is encoded by the coding sequence ATGCGTCTGAATTTTGGACTGATCGCTGCCACAGCGGTTCTGATGGCATCGGCAGCGCCGCTCATGGCCGCCGACCATCAGATCCAGATGCTCAACAAGGGCGCTGACGGCGCGATGGTCTTCGAGCCGGGATTCGTCAAGATCGCTCCCGGCGACACGGTTACCTTCGTGCCCACCGACAAGAGCCACAATGCCGAGACCTACAAGGGCCTTATTCCGGATGGGGCTGCGGAGTTCAAATCCAAGGCGAGCGAGCAGTACCAGGCCAAATTCGACGTGCCCGGCGCCTATGTCATCAAGTGCACACCGCATGCAGGCATGGGCATGGTGGCGCTGATCCAGGTTGGCGACAACCCCACCAACCTCGAAGTCATCAAGACTGCCAAGCTTCCGAACATGGTGCGTAAGCGCCTTGACGCCGATCTCGCACAGATCGCGCAGGTCACCCAATAA
- a CDS encoding DUF1775 domain-containing protein, which produces MIRHLALTVAGMFCIAGSAQAHITLEQTEAVSGKAYKAVLRVGHGCEGKATVRIRVKIPEGLLSAKPMPKAGWTVAKIRGTYEKSYDLYGKPVKEGLTEIVWQGGQLADDEYDEFAFRATVAKELPAATRIYVPVVQECTEGAVERWIDIPAAGKTSDDYETPAPFFDVVVQPRS; this is translated from the coding sequence ATGATCAGACACTTGGCCCTCACCGTGGCGGGCATGTTTTGCATTGCCGGATCGGCGCAGGCCCATATCACTCTCGAGCAGACCGAAGCGGTATCCGGCAAGGCCTACAAGGCCGTGCTGCGCGTGGGCCACGGCTGCGAAGGCAAGGCAACCGTCAGGATCCGGGTAAAAATCCCCGAAGGATTGCTGTCTGCCAAACCGATGCCGAAGGCGGGCTGGACGGTGGCAAAAATCCGCGGAACCTACGAAAAGAGCTATGATCTCTACGGCAAGCCGGTCAAGGAAGGCCTGACCGAGATCGTATGGCAGGGCGGCCAGCTTGCCGACGACGAATATGATGAATTCGCGTTCCGCGCCACCGTGGCGAAGGAACTGCCGGCAGCGACACGGATTTACGTCCCTGTCGTCCAGGAATGCACCGAAGGCGCGGTCGAGCGCTGGATTGACATTCCCGCTGCAGGCAAGACGTCGGATGATTATGAGACGCCGGCGCCGTTTTTCGACGTCGTCGTTCAGCCGCGTTCCTGA
- a CDS encoding copper resistance protein CopC/CopD, with the protein MAWNFPLWATLCMLARVAGLFLLLAAGADAHAVLIASSPANNDILAAAPEKILLRFNEAVRVVRFSVAAGDGVAREISASSTGAEVEAPLPRPLAEGTVIFSYRVVSEDGHPVGGSVVFHVGKPSAPASSVSDRPSKALHGALWLVTIGSTLGLAIIVGGSFFNCWLSPAGRRAESPALAAVAIVFILAGLYLQGLDDIGLGPGWAGLEPFAQAFSDRTGIAQCLKLVAIVLALLPFVRRPQSARIVSATALAVASLAFALTGHSSIAQPRFIALASILLHAAILIFWIGSLLPLLRLSRSADDQHSLRFFSRLIPVPFVLMLLAGLVLAVMEIPRIDIAWSSLFARVLAVKIALVAVLCGVALYNRFWLTAPALAGEAVARRRLRLSIGGEIGLALLIVAAASLWRFAGPEQYQYAYAKPPVSLHLHGQKAMAELEMSPQPDGMVDVRVSILTPEFDPMQPRSVSLGLRNSLRGIEPLKYGLTNAADGTWAVRNLPLSDTAGWSVDLQVLIDDFNLVHLEGDLPAGAE; encoded by the coding sequence ATGGCGTGGAATTTTCCCCTATGGGCCACCCTTTGCATGCTCGCGCGTGTCGCGGGGCTGTTTCTTCTGCTGGCAGCCGGGGCAGACGCCCATGCTGTCCTGATCGCATCATCGCCCGCGAATAATGATATTCTTGCCGCCGCGCCGGAAAAAATCCTGTTGCGCTTCAACGAAGCCGTCAGGGTCGTTCGCTTCAGCGTGGCCGCAGGCGATGGCGTTGCCAGAGAGATTTCAGCGAGCTCTACGGGCGCCGAAGTCGAAGCGCCCCTTCCCCGCCCGCTTGCAGAAGGCACAGTGATCTTCAGCTACAGGGTGGTCTCTGAGGACGGCCATCCGGTCGGCGGATCCGTCGTCTTTCATGTCGGCAAACCCTCGGCCCCCGCCAGCAGTGTTTCCGATAGACCGTCGAAGGCGTTGCATGGCGCCCTCTGGCTCGTCACCATCGGTTCGACACTCGGTCTCGCCATCATTGTCGGCGGCTCCTTTTTTAATTGCTGGCTTTCTCCGGCAGGCAGGCGCGCGGAATCTCCCGCCCTCGCTGCGGTAGCAATCGTGTTTATCCTGGCGGGGCTTTATCTTCAGGGACTGGACGACATTGGCCTAGGCCCTGGCTGGGCCGGATTAGAGCCGTTTGCCCAGGCTTTTTCCGACAGAACGGGGATCGCCCAATGCCTCAAGCTGGTGGCAATTGTGCTTGCTCTTTTGCCGTTTGTCCGTCGTCCGCAGTCCGCACGCATAGTCTCGGCTACCGCACTTGCCGTTGCCTCACTCGCCTTCGCGCTGACCGGCCACAGTTCGATTGCGCAACCGCGCTTCATCGCACTGGCGTCAATCCTCCTGCATGCCGCTATCTTGATTTTCTGGATCGGAAGCCTGCTGCCACTGCTGCGTCTCAGCCGATCTGCTGACGATCAGCATTCGCTGCGCTTCTTCTCTCGCCTGATACCGGTCCCCTTCGTCCTTATGTTGCTGGCGGGACTTGTGCTTGCCGTGATGGAAATACCCCGCATCGACATCGCATGGTCGTCGCTGTTTGCGCGCGTGCTGGCCGTCAAGATAGCCCTCGTTGCGGTCCTCTGCGGGGTCGCCCTCTACAATCGTTTCTGGCTGACTGCTCCGGCGCTGGCGGGAGAGGCTGTCGCCCGGCGCAGACTGCGCTTGAGCATTGGCGGCGAGATCGGGCTTGCGCTTTTGATCGTCGCTGCCGCCTCGCTATGGCGTTTCGCCGGTCCTGAACAATATCAATACGCGTATGCCAAACCGCCCGTGTCACTCCATCTCCATGGGCAGAAGGCAATGGCGGAACTCGAAATGTCGCCGCAGCCTGACGGTATGGTCGATGTCCGCGTTTCGATCCTGACACCGGAATTCGATCCGATGCAGCCACGAAGCGTATCTCTGGGCCTAAGGAACAGCTTGCGAGGGATCGAGCCTCTCAAATACGGACTGACAAATGCTGCCGATGGCACATGGGCCGTGAGAAACCTGCCGCTTTCAGATACTGCGGGCTGGAGCGTGGACCTTCAGGTCCTGATCGACGACTTCAACCTCGTCCATCTCGAAGGCGACCTTCCGGCAGGAGCCGAATAG
- a CDS encoding cytochrome c oxidase subunit 3 produces the protein MTSMISSRETRDTDNGDLLVWILAWSELVAFGALLTAFVVASVLHPETFAAGKARLDHALPIANTIVLLASGWLAAKAAEQGAISRRRLMLLAAALGGVVFGGLKGLEYAFEGASLLSGDPFSQLYLLITGFHLTHVAFGSMILVLVAIFPTRENVHLITTLWHVIDIVWLVMFPVIYLL, from the coding sequence ATGACCTCGATGATCTCAAGCCGCGAGACACGCGATACTGATAATGGCGATCTGCTGGTATGGATCCTTGCCTGGAGCGAGCTGGTCGCCTTCGGGGCGCTGCTCACGGCCTTCGTCGTCGCCTCCGTGCTGCATCCGGAAACATTTGCAGCCGGCAAAGCAAGGCTTGATCATGCCTTGCCGATCGCCAACACGATCGTGCTTCTCGCAAGCGGCTGGCTTGCCGCCAAGGCAGCCGAACAGGGCGCAATCTCCCGCCGGCGTTTGATGCTGCTTGCGGCGGCACTGGGCGGGGTCGTTTTCGGCGGGCTCAAAGGCCTGGAATATGCATTCGAAGGCGCGTCCCTTCTGTCCGGCGATCCCTTCTCGCAGCTCTATCTTCTCATCACCGGGTTTCACCTGACGCATGTGGCGTTCGGATCGATGATCCTCGTCCTCGTGGCAATTTTTCCGACGCGGGAAAATGTCCACCTGATCACCACGCTCTGGCATGTGATCGACATCGTCTGGCTCGTCATGTTTCCGGTGATCTATCTCCTATGA
- a CDS encoding cytochrome C oxidase subunit IV family protein, with protein sequence MKHSGRPNCSRALLLLFALTGSTFILTHALPDSVPPVLVAVTIAVIAVTKVRLVVLDFLGLRGTQTSLIAALWSWAAFVLLIAVTRAALQLSV encoded by the coding sequence ATGAAGCACTCCGGTCGTCCGAACTGCTCGCGCGCTTTGCTGCTGCTCTTTGCTCTGACAGGCTCGACGTTCATCCTGACACACGCTCTGCCGGATAGCGTACCTCCGGTTCTGGTCGCTGTGACGATCGCTGTCATTGCCGTCACCAAGGTCCGGCTCGTTGTGCTGGATTTTCTCGGACTTCGTGGAACTCAGACGTCCTTGATCGCGGCCTTGTGGTCCTGGGCGGCATTCGTGCTGTTGATCGCGGTCACGCGCGCCGCCTTGCAACTGTCCGTCTGA
- a CDS encoding cytochrome c: MAERLTKTAARNVFYGGSAFFFAIFVGLTAHSHYYIRTVSTNEATLTEGVARGKHIWEKNACINCHTLDGEGAYFAPELSNVWIRWGGDKDPANAREALHAWMAAQPSGIEGRRQMPQFNLTDQEVNDLADFLEWVSKTNTQNWPPNQAG; encoded by the coding sequence ATGGCTGAACGCCTGACAAAAACCGCGGCCCGAAACGTGTTCTACGGCGGGTCGGCATTTTTCTTCGCCATATTCGTGGGCCTGACGGCCCACAGTCACTACTACATCCGCACGGTTTCCACCAATGAGGCCACGCTGACGGAAGGCGTCGCCCGCGGGAAACACATCTGGGAAAAGAACGCCTGCATCAACTGCCACACCCTTGATGGCGAAGGCGCCTATTTCGCGCCGGAACTGTCGAATGTCTGGATCCGCTGGGGTGGCGACAAGGATCCGGCGAATGCCCGCGAGGCGCTCCACGCGTGGATGGCGGCGCAACCCTCCGGCATCGAGGGTCGACGGCAGATGCCGCAGTTCAACCTGACGGACCAGGAGGTCAATGACCTCGCCGATTTCCTCGAATGGGTCAGCAAGACCAACACTCAGAACTGGCCCCCGAACCAGGCCGGCTGA
- a CDS encoding cbb3-type cytochrome c oxidase subunit I gives MKYKTQSVAMLYFYGALGLFMAQLLFGVLAGTIYVLPNTLSVELPFNIVRMIHTNALIVWLLMGFMGTTYFLLPEECETELYSTKIAIAQFWIFLIAAAVAVVGYLFHIHEGREFLEQPFAIKVGIVIVALMFLFNVTMTALKGRKTTITNILLFGLWGVAIFFLFAFYNPVNLALDKMYWWYVVHLWVEGVWELIMASVLAFLMIKLNGIDREVVEKWLYVIIGLALFSGILGTGHHYYWIGAPGYWQWIGSLFSTLEVAPFFTMVVFTFVMTWRAGRKHENKAALLWSIGCSVMAFFGAGVWGFLHTLSSVNYYTHGTQVTAAHGHLAFFGAYVMLNLAAMAYAVPQIRGRAPYNQWLSIASFWIMCTAMSVMTFALTFAGIIQVHLQRVLGQSYMDVQDQLALFYWVRLGSGIFVFISALMFIWSVLVPGRTRVAGPVVQPAE, from the coding sequence ATGAAGTACAAGACCCAGAGCGTCGCAATGCTCTACTTTTACGGAGCTCTCGGCCTGTTCATGGCCCAGCTCCTGTTCGGCGTGCTCGCCGGCACCATCTACGTGCTGCCCAATACGCTATCCGTCGAACTGCCCTTCAACATCGTGCGCATGATCCACACCAATGCGCTGATCGTCTGGCTGCTTATGGGCTTCATGGGGACGACCTATTTCCTGCTGCCGGAGGAATGCGAAACCGAGCTCTACAGCACCAAGATCGCAATCGCGCAGTTCTGGATCTTTCTGATTGCGGCGGCAGTCGCCGTTGTCGGCTATCTCTTCCATATTCATGAGGGCCGCGAGTTCCTGGAACAGCCCTTCGCGATCAAGGTCGGGATCGTGATCGTGGCGCTGATGTTCCTCTTCAACGTCACCATGACCGCGCTCAAGGGACGAAAGACGACAATCACCAACATCCTGCTCTTCGGCTTATGGGGTGTCGCGATCTTCTTCCTCTTCGCCTTCTACAACCCCGTCAATCTGGCGCTCGACAAGATGTACTGGTGGTATGTCGTCCATCTGTGGGTCGAGGGCGTCTGGGAACTGATCATGGCGTCGGTGCTCGCCTTCCTGATGATCAAGCTGAACGGCATCGACCGGGAAGTGGTGGAGAAGTGGCTCTACGTCATCATCGGACTGGCGCTTTTTTCCGGCATCCTCGGCACCGGCCACCATTATTACTGGATCGGCGCCCCTGGCTACTGGCAGTGGATCGGATCGCTTTTCTCGACGCTCGAAGTGGCGCCCTTCTTCACCATGGTCGTATTCACCTTCGTCATGACCTGGCGCGCCGGCCGTAAGCACGAAAACAAAGCCGCCCTCCTCTGGTCGATCGGTTGCTCGGTCATGGCCTTCTTTGGGGCAGGCGTCTGGGGTTTCCTGCACACGCTGTCGTCGGTCAACTATTATACCCATGGCACGCAGGTCACCGCAGCTCATGGGCATCTGGCCTTCTTCGGCGCCTATGTGATGCTCAATCTCGCAGCGATGGCCTATGCCGTCCCACAGATCCGCGGCCGCGCGCCCTATAATCAATGGCTGTCGATCGCCAGTTTCTGGATCATGTGCACCGCAATGTCGGTCATGACCTTCGCGCTCACATTCGCTGGCATCATCCAGGTGCACCTGCAGCGGGTTCTCGGCCAGTCCTACATGGACGTCCAGGATCAGCTCGCCCTCTTCTACTGGGTGAGACTCGGCTCCGGCATCTTCGTATTCATCAGCGCCCTGATGTTCATCTGGTCGGTGCTCGTTCCCGGACGGACGCGCGTCGCAGGCCCAGTCGTTCAGCCCGCCGAATGA
- a CDS encoding CbbQ/NirQ/NorQ/GpvN family protein, with the protein MTIAFNHPLNPDVEIPHYAPQGNECALFEHAWTRQLPILLKGPTGCGKTRFVQHMAARLGLPLSTVSCHDDLTAADLTGRYLLKGGETVWMDGPLTKAVRDGGICYLDEIVEARKDVTVVLHPLTDDRRILPLERTGEVLEAGPGFMVVVSYNPGYQNLMKALKPSTRQRFVSIEFDFLPREREIATVSLESGLAEGKVAPLVELARRLRALKGQDLEEGVSTRLLIYCASLIDAGLPTIDAVRAAIIEPLTDEPDVKAALVEVARAAIG; encoded by the coding sequence ATGACAATAGCCTTCAACCACCCGCTCAATCCTGATGTGGAGATACCGCACTACGCGCCTCAGGGGAACGAATGCGCACTCTTCGAACACGCCTGGACGCGACAGCTCCCGATCCTGCTGAAAGGACCGACCGGCTGCGGCAAGACACGCTTCGTGCAGCACATGGCCGCCCGTCTCGGCCTGCCTTTATCGACAGTCTCCTGCCACGACGACCTCACGGCTGCCGACCTCACCGGCCGATACCTCCTCAAGGGCGGCGAAACGGTCTGGATGGATGGCCCGTTAACCAAGGCCGTTCGGGACGGCGGTATCTGCTACCTCGATGAAATCGTCGAGGCGCGCAAGGACGTGACGGTAGTTCTCCATCCGTTGACGGACGACCGCCGCATCCTTCCGCTGGAGCGGACCGGCGAAGTCCTGGAAGCCGGTCCCGGATTCATGGTCGTCGTCTCCTATAATCCCGGCTACCAGAACCTGATGAAAGCGCTGAAGCCCAGTACGCGTCAGCGCTTCGTCTCGATCGAATTCGATTTCCTGCCGCGCGAGCGGGAAATCGCCACAGTGTCCCTGGAAAGCGGCCTTGCCGAGGGCAAGGTTGCACCGCTCGTCGAACTTGCCCGGCGCCTGCGCGCGCTCAAGGGCCAGGATCTGGAGGAAGGCGTTTCAACCCGCCTGCTGATCTACTGTGCTTCGCTTATCGACGCCGGCCTGCCGACGATCGACGCCGTGCGGGCGGCCATCATCGAGCCGCTGACAGACGAGCCGGACGTCAAGGCCGCCCTCGTCGAGGTCGCCAGGGCCGCGATCGGATAG
- a CDS encoding VWA domain-containing protein — protein MLEFLELEETVGRAWHRLVGDTSSWPHHPAAAVHLAELRQQLAVCFRAFGGDATLQIQRARQKTSMHRLRLRQVIGLGEERSDHPTWDGTAIHLPAAIDLFDDRSLNRDLYFWLAAYVATAPSALSPADPALADLWRIETGRENSALIIQRFPGMAARYVRLTRALLGCRRRGTLPQAERWIEEFAQLALTVPLHHSLPDAVRPKVTAAPAGYLPMLPLPIWPDFRGRSETNSSERDDLPSDQAGNDQQARPSHEATRKRDADDRKRDPFILNRFEKILAMAEMVNVDRPSDDSEENDPAAADELEEIALSETRERPKSKFHFDLDLSPEAADPATIDGEFTYPEWDFRKSQYLADHCRVVIGSPSDKTDQAIVSDAALVRKVRRQFETLRPKRELRRAQLDGDQIDLEAAIRSRIDFIATGQSDDRIYGCARPASHELATSILVDVSLSTDSWVDNRRVLDVEMQALDVLARGLQSCGDRFAIKTFTSRRRDWVRVETIKDFEETFSARTASRIASLRPGYYTRMGAAIRHTSRQLESDGARKKLLLILTDGKPNDVDHYEGRFALEDSRKAVMEARTKGQAVFAVTVDRSAGDYLPAIFGRSGFALVSNISKLPSALPAIYRNLTA, from the coding sequence ATGCTGGAATTTCTGGAACTCGAAGAGACGGTGGGCCGCGCCTGGCATCGGTTGGTCGGCGATACCAGTTCATGGCCACACCATCCGGCTGCGGCCGTTCACCTTGCCGAGCTCAGACAGCAGCTCGCCGTCTGCTTCAGGGCCTTCGGCGGGGACGCCACCCTGCAGATCCAGAGGGCCCGGCAGAAAACCTCGATGCACAGGCTGCGGCTCAGACAAGTCATCGGCCTCGGCGAGGAGAGATCGGACCACCCGACCTGGGACGGCACGGCGATCCACCTGCCGGCGGCTATCGATCTTTTCGACGATCGTTCGCTCAATCGGGATCTTTACTTCTGGCTGGCCGCCTATGTGGCGACCGCGCCGTCCGCTTTGTCCCCTGCCGATCCGGCTCTCGCCGATCTCTGGCGGATCGAAACGGGCCGGGAAAATTCCGCCCTGATCATCCAGAGATTCCCAGGAATGGCGGCACGCTATGTGCGGCTCACCCGGGCGCTGCTTGGCTGCCGCAGGCGCGGAACGCTTCCTCAGGCCGAACGGTGGATCGAGGAATTCGCGCAACTGGCACTCACCGTTCCCTTGCATCATTCCCTTCCCGACGCCGTCCGCCCAAAGGTAACCGCCGCCCCTGCCGGCTATCTGCCTATGCTGCCTTTGCCGATCTGGCCGGATTTCAGGGGCCGCAGTGAGACGAACTCGTCAGAGCGCGATGACCTTCCGTCGGATCAGGCGGGTAACGACCAACAGGCGCGGCCATCGCATGAGGCAACACGCAAACGCGACGCCGACGATCGCAAGCGCGATCCCTTCATTTTGAACCGCTTCGAGAAAATCCTCGCCATGGCGGAAATGGTCAACGTCGATCGCCCAAGCGACGACAGCGAGGAGAACGATCCGGCGGCGGCCGATGAACTTGAGGAGATCGCACTCAGCGAAACGCGCGAACGGCCGAAGTCCAAATTTCACTTCGACCTGGACCTCTCCCCGGAAGCCGCCGACCCGGCGACGATAGACGGCGAATTCACCTATCCGGAATGGGATTTCCGGAAGAGCCAATACCTTGCCGACCACTGCCGCGTGGTGATCGGCTCACCCTCCGACAAGACAGATCAGGCAATCGTCAGCGACGCCGCACTCGTGCGCAAGGTCAGGCGCCAGTTCGAGACGCTGCGCCCGAAGCGGGAACTGCGAAGGGCACAACTGGACGGAGATCAGATCGATCTCGAAGCGGCCATCCGCTCCCGCATCGACTTCATCGCCACCGGCCAGTCGGATGATCGCATCTACGGATGCGCCCGCCCTGCCAGCCACGAGCTTGCGACCTCAATCCTCGTCGATGTCTCACTGTCGACGGACTCTTGGGTCGACAATCGCAGGGTTCTCGACGTGGAAATGCAGGCGCTCGACGTCCTTGCCCGCGGCCTGCAATCCTGCGGCGACCGCTTTGCCATCAAGACTTTCACGTCGCGTCGGCGCGACTGGGTTCGCGTCGAGACTATCAAGGATTTCGAAGAGACATTCTCAGCCAGGACCGCCAGTCGCATCGCAAGCCTCAGACCCGGTTACTACACGCGCATGGGAGCGGCCATCCGGCATACATCCAGGCAGCTGGAGAGCGACGGCGCAAGAAAGAAGCTGCTGCTTATTCTGACGGACGGCAAACCCAACGACGTCGATCACTACGAGGGTCGCTTTGCCCTCGAAGACAGCCGCAAGGCCGTCATGGAGGCACGGACGAAAGGACAAGCGGTCTTCGCCGTCACGGTCGACCGCAGCGCCGGCGACTATCTCCCGGCGATCTTCGGCAGATCCGGCTTTGCACTCGTCTCGAACATCTCGAAATTGCCGAGCGCACTGCCGGCGATCTACCGGAACTTGACGGCATAG
- the hemN gene encoding oxygen-independent coproporphyrinogen III oxidase, whose translation MSDALVAKYGEARLPRYTSYPTAPAFSPAVGPEQYAHGLAEVAAAGPVSVYLHVPFCRSMCWYCGCHTTITRQDAPVLEYLDVLSQEIELVSQAARNEVPVKNVHFGGGTPTIMKPDEFTSLMDKLKSAFQFTSDCSVAVEIDPRTLSGAMIAALGENGVDRASLGVQSFDPVVQKAINRIQSFEQTQAAVTGLRGYGVTSINFDLIYGLPYQTIQSCIETVRTAVELRPERFAVFGYAHVPAFKKHQRLIDEAALPDATQRNEQAEAIARELESAGYVRVGLDHFGLPDDQLAVASLSGSLRRNFQGYTTDECETLIGLGASAIGRLPEGYVQNHVALGRYAERIASGILATAKGYGLTDEDKFRARVIERLMCDFKVDLAKLGAEAGYDAGFLLERNDRLDSLASDGVVTIENGRITVSKEHRFMVRAVAAAFDAYFGSFGRTHSKAA comes from the coding sequence ATGTCCGATGCCCTGGTCGCCAAATATGGCGAGGCCCGCCTGCCGCGTTACACCAGCTATCCGACCGCGCCTGCGTTTTCGCCAGCCGTCGGGCCGGAGCAATATGCGCACGGTCTCGCAGAGGTCGCAGCTGCCGGACCTGTCTCCGTCTATCTGCACGTCCCCTTCTGTCGCTCCATGTGCTGGTATTGCGGCTGCCACACGACGATCACGCGCCAGGATGCGCCCGTGCTGGAATATCTCGACGTTCTGAGCCAGGAGATCGAACTCGTATCGCAGGCAGCTCGAAACGAGGTTCCGGTCAAGAACGTTCATTTCGGTGGCGGCACGCCGACAATCATGAAGCCCGACGAATTTACAAGCCTAATGGACAAGCTCAAGAGCGCATTCCAGTTTACCAGCGACTGCAGCGTTGCGGTGGAGATCGATCCGCGGACGCTATCGGGTGCAATGATTGCCGCTCTCGGCGAGAACGGCGTCGACCGCGCAAGTCTTGGCGTCCAGAGCTTCGACCCGGTGGTCCAAAAGGCGATCAACCGGATACAGAGCTTCGAGCAGACCCAAGCCGCCGTGACGGGGCTACGAGGCTATGGTGTGACGAGCATCAATTTCGATCTCATCTACGGACTTCCGTATCAGACCATCCAATCCTGTATTGAAACGGTGAGGACGGCGGTCGAGTTGCGACCGGAGCGTTTCGCCGTTTTCGGATATGCCCATGTGCCGGCCTTCAAGAAGCATCAGCGGCTGATCGACGAAGCCGCACTGCCTGATGCAACGCAACGCAACGAGCAGGCCGAGGCGATTGCCAGGGAGCTGGAGAGCGCCGGATATGTTCGTGTCGGCCTCGACCATTTCGGGTTGCCCGACGATCAGCTCGCCGTCGCCTCTCTTTCGGGAAGCCTGCGGCGGAACTTCCAGGGCTACACGACCGATGAATGTGAAACCTTGATCGGGCTCGGCGCTTCGGCGATCGGCCGGCTGCCTGAAGGCTACGTCCAGAACCATGTCGCTCTTGGTCGCTATGCCGAGCGGATCGCTTCCGGAATTCTCGCGACGGCCAAGGGCTATGGGCTGACCGACGAGGACAAATTTCGCGCCAGGGTGATCGAACGGCTGATGTGCGACTTCAAGGTCGATCTCGCAAAGCTTGGCGCGGAGGCCGGCTACGATGCCGGCTTTCTCCTCGAGCGGAACGACCGGCTAGACAGCCTTGCGTCGGATGGTGTGGTGACGATCGAGAATGGCCGCATCACCGTCTCGAAGGAGCATCGCTTCATGGTCCGCGCCGTCGCGGCGGCCTTCGACGCCTATTTCGGCTCGTTCGGCCGGACGCACAGCAAGGCGGCATGA
- a CDS encoding DUF2249 domain-containing protein, which produces MTDAPATQTAIAHIDVRILPPVERHPRIFGTLNSLTPGQSLHITSDHEPRPLQYQLDTALPGKFAWEYLEQGPDVWRVEITRLDAGCDCCCGSH; this is translated from the coding sequence ATGACAGATGCGCCAGCCACGCAGACCGCGATTGCGCATATCGACGTCCGGATCCTGCCACCCGTCGAGCGCCATCCACGGATCTTCGGCACGCTGAACTCGCTGACACCGGGCCAGAGCCTCCACATTACCAGCGACCACGAACCTCGTCCGCTGCAGTACCAGCTCGACACTGCCCTTCCCGGAAAATTCGCCTGGGAATATCTGGAACAGGGACCGGATGTCTGGCGCGTGGAGATCACCCGCCTCGATGCGGGTTGCGACTGCTGCTGCGGCAGCCACTAG
- a CDS encoding DUF2249 domain-containing protein, whose translation MVQFRELDVRQILRDGGMPFQLIMDTFAGLDPDEGLKLRAIFEPVPLIRQLEKRGYSHVAKRLADDDWEIDFVPNKPIQQSEPAIAATEAVWPEPVWNLDLTDLAPPEPMERILSRLETMDDGEVLFALLNREPVFLFNELKARGHEWIGNFDSSGKTYRIMIRTTTGDQNNAGA comes from the coding sequence ATGGTTCAGTTCCGTGAACTCGACGTCCGACAGATCCTGCGCGATGGCGGCATGCCATTCCAGCTCATCATGGACACGTTCGCCGGCCTCGATCCAGATGAGGGTCTGAAGCTGCGCGCAATATTCGAGCCCGTCCCTTTGATCCGCCAGCTCGAAAAGCGCGGCTATTCACATGTCGCAAAGCGTCTGGCAGACGATGACTGGGAAATCGATTTCGTCCCGAACAAGCCCATTCAGCAATCGGAACCCGCTATCGCCGCGACGGAAGCGGTCTGGCCCGAGCCAGTCTGGAACCTCGATCTGACCGACCTTGCGCCACCGGAGCCGATGGAGCGCATTCTCTCCCGGCTGGAGACAATGGACGACGGCGAGGTTCTGTTTGCTCTTCTCAACCGGGAACCCGTCTTCCTCTTCAACGAATTGAAAGCACGGGGTCACGAATGGATCGGCAACTTCGATTCGTCCGGCAAGACCTACCGAATCATGATCAGGACGACCACGGGAGATCAGAACAATGCTGGTGCCTGA
- a CDS encoding metal-sulfur cluster assembly factor, with protein sequence MLVPEVTQQDVRNALREIEDPEMGTSIVDLGLIYEIDVTEPAVVKIKMTTTTRFCPASGYIADAARQRIEDIAGVSRAVVDLVYEPAWSPDMVSLFGLPKA encoded by the coding sequence ATGCTGGTGCCTGAGGTGACGCAACAGGACGTGCGCAATGCGCTGCGCGAGATAGAAGACCCCGAAATGGGAACGAGCATCGTCGATCTCGGCCTTATCTACGAAATCGATGTCACCGAGCCTGCGGTCGTGAAGATCAAGATGACCACGACCACCCGCTTCTGTCCTGCGTCCGGCTATATCGCCGACGCGGCGCGTCAGCGCATCGAGGATATTGCCGGCGTAAGCCGAGCCGTCGTCGACCTTGTCTACGAACCGGCCTGGTCGCCTGACATGGTATCGCTCTTCGGCCTGCCGAAGGCCTGA